In the genome of Populus trichocarpa isolate Nisqually-1 chromosome 10, P.trichocarpa_v4.1, whole genome shotgun sequence, the window TTAGATGAAAGAACAAATCCCAGCAACATATACTAACAGTTCAAGATCATTTTCAGAATTCTGCACGAAATTCTCCTGTCTGATAAATCTTGTTCTTCAATTGGTAAATGAAGCACGATTTGGTGATTCAGTTCTTACAACAATGTAAAACTGCCTCCATAACCTGGATATACCAGTTTGATTCGTCTGCTCCTACATGTTGCCACCATCATCTAGGATTGATTTATTCCTCCTGTGTATTTGTTCATCAGGAACGGTTAATTTTTTGTGACATCAATTGCTTTAATAATTTTGCAGCTTGTAAAGGACTATCAAGCATGGGCCTCTGGTGACACATCAAGGCAGCCTCTTGGAACTGGTGAGATTTGAGATTTATGGAAGGCAGCGCTAGCTGCATTGTAATTAAATCTGTTAGTCTCCTTCGACCCAGGTATTGCATGTTTATATTGGAAACAGGCAATGAGAATCCTGGCTGTTCTATGTACGCTTGTGTtctgttttcttcttgtttcagAGCTAGTCTTAGTTCAGAACAAACCATGCGATTAATTTCATACAAGCAACGattctatttatgtttttgttgtcAAGTGACGGGCTACCATTTCACATCGGAACAGTTTTCTGTTAGCTTGTTTCCTCCATATTCTCATGGTATATTTTATGCCCCAAAAATCGTAGTCACCACAAAGCATTCCAACTGGGAAAATGATACACATCACGACATCACAAAGACACACAGGCTCAGAAAATAAATACCCAGAAACTTGACGAAAACCACACACATTGCCATTGAGGTCTATTCCTTTCTTTTGTGATAAAACTTTCTTGATATGTAGCATCACTTTTCGAAAACCCATCCTAAAGGGAGCTACAAGACAAAATTTACCATACACATTAAAGTTATGTTGAACATTGAGTATATAGGGAAATGGTCATCTATCAAAACCTTGAACATTGAGTATATGTGTTTTCCACCCCTCctttctactctttttttttttttttttcttttgatcattTTAGCCAATTTAAATGTCAATCCTTTCTGTttcctcaattttattttgtagcAACGTttcttatttatctatttatatttttgtattgtttcaTTATACtatagattaattaatgatgGATGCAATCGGTTGTCTTCTCTTACTGCCAAACAGAGCATTGAGCAGAGCCCATCATCATCATGCTCTTCTCAGTGACCAGGCCGATCCTTCTGTACCTGTTTTTATCTATCACTTTTTCTTTGCTAGGATCAGCCCACTTTGGTAAGcctttttttaagaattgtgCATGCATAACAGTGCAAGTGCACACCTCTTCTAGGCAGCTTTGCTGACACGGTACACCTACTGTAAATATTGACActgtaaaaaaatttcttccatTGATTTCATGAGGACAAGCTGGAGCACCACCAAGTGTCTAAGCACAAGAGGAGAAGAAATATACACAGCTCCCTCCATGTTTTTGTGTCTTCAAGGATTACATAAAGGTAAACATTTAAAAGCAATTATACAAACCATCTCATCGGAGATGATACATCATCTGGAGTATACCTATCGATTAAAGGAGTAATCTTGATGACCAGGCCAGGGAAAACATCATCTGGGTCATGAATGTGTGGATTTTCCTCAACAATATAAGGATCCCCACATTTCTCACTAATAGTGTTTAAAGTCTCACCTTCTCGAACCACATAAATCTCATCGCATGGCTTGTTCTCAAAAAACCTCGGGTGCCCAACCGTGGACAATTCGGTTTCGCTCACTTCACAGCAGCTCAAAACCAGCATTAGTGCCATCAACAAAGCACAGTACCAAGAGATCTTTTCTGCCATAACAGTTGATGAAGAAACAGAACCCATTTCTTACTtgtcaacaaatcaaacagAGTCTTGCTAGCTGGTCTTGGCTCAAAGACAGAGCTGGATATAAATGGTTAAGGTTTCTTGGGGCTGTAATTGTATAAATAGGGAACCACATTAAATAAGAGAGGCGGTGCACCGTTACTATCTAGAGGTGGTTGAACTAAGCTGGTTTAGTTCTGGCTGGGGTTGAGAGGGCTCCTTCAGTGTGGTAGGTATCTGTCAGCGGGAAGATTTCAAAGAAAAGCAATGGAAAGGGTTGGTTTAACTGCTTTTATTTAATGGGTTTGGTTTCATTTCTCGACCTTGTATTAACTTGCTTCCATAACGTTGACTCTCCTTCATTACCATATATTGTTAGTACGTAGTTGTATTCGTCAGAAATGAAACAATCAAGTCTATGATTTGATGACAAGAAAGCTTACCATTTCAGCTCAAtaacatttattaattaatcccagatatttatgcataaaaataatataaagcgTTGAGATACTCTCCTGtctatttctttcaaaaacttatctGGGATTGGATACCTTGGAATGAATTGCATTACTGGACAGGCATCGGGGTATATGAATGAAGCAAACGTTTTGAAAGCAGCAGGTCCGTGAAGGGTTGAGAAGTAGACAAGCACTGGGATACTCGAACTCAAAGGACTAGCATGAAATGGCCGGTGCATCGCCTCTAGCTGCAACGGTCCATTTGCCCCTTCAGGGTTCAGAACTGTGAATTTTGAGCTGCcttaattataattgtaatcgtaaaatatactaaaactgtTCAGGATTGCactgtgcaagtccacagtgaaCAACTGCTTtccttcttcatctttttttttaaattggtttttttaagttgttttttttatgattttatttgtttaattttttttgtcaatgttaaaatttttttatttagttatcaaacttttatgacacggattctgggtttgacgggttaacctaaatttttttctggtttactttttaattaattattttttcgagTGCAGTCTAAAGTGAAACGCTgagctgttttttattttgttttgttttttttaagctgtttttttctttattttttttaatgatttttttttgttaatgttaaatttttttctatttagttatcaaactttcatgacacgggttccgggtttgatgggttaacccagattttttttctggtttttctttttaattaattttttcgtttaatttagtttgttaatgttaaattttttctatttagtcattaaactttcatgacacggattccgggtttgacgggttaacccagctaattctgggttaacccgtaatttttttttcctattcagttatcaaattttcataaatagCTAAAAAGAATCAGTgtcagtgcagtccacagtaaaacactgattccttaggcgtttttatttttttttttttttttttaaagttgtctaagtttttttagctgtttttttttatgctttttaggatttttttgcttctttctttgttttttttaattaatttttttcgtttagtttagtttgttaatgttaaatttctttctatttagttattagactttcatgacacatatcacgagtttcacgggttaacctggtttcacgggtgaacccagttaattccgggttgacccgtcaatttttttttttttttttcataaatatttttgtttaatttagtttgttaatattaattttttttatttagttatcagactttcatgacataaatactgggtttaacaggttaatatggtttgacgagttaacccgaatttttttttctttttaattaatttttttattttagttcagtttgttaatgttcactttttttatttagttaccagacattcatgacacggatcccgggtttaacgggttaacttggtttgacgagttaacctgaattttattttattttttgcttttttttttctttttaattatttttttcgtttagtttagtttgttaatgttaaatttctttctatttagttttttttccttcttagaggttttctttcttttatttttttatttttaattaattttatttaattaatttagtttattaatgttaaatttttttctaagtagttctcggctgatgcctttagttttttttttatgcctttgattgtggactgcacagtgcagtccacagtgaaaaggctgatgctttttgttttttttttaattaatttttttcgtttaatttaaattgttaatgttaaatttttttctatttagttatcaaattttcattacacggattccgggtttgacaggttaacctgatttgacgagttagcccagttaattatgggttaacccattaatttgtttttttctttttaattatcaaactttcacgatgcgaattcaaggtatgacgggttaacctggtttgaagggttaacccaattaattcatatttttttttctttttttcattagtttttttcttcatgttggttttttttctttttaactaatctatttaattattacacttttatgacacgaccttgcagccagacccccgtccaatgctattgggtctgatATTGCAGCCTAGACACTTTTATACTAAgggttaactcaagtttaatgttattattaatattataaacattactcttgggtcaggcgttgcaaccaaacctgaaactcttgggtataactttgcaaaaaaacctaacacttttagatcttggctatttttaaaatgcaaaaaataattgatctgcggcatcgcgcggggcatGTAACT includes:
- the LOC7468456 gene encoding uncharacterized protein LOC7468456 translates to MGSVSSSTVMAEKISWYCALLMALMLVLSCCEVSETELSTVGHPRFFENKPCDEIYVVREGETLNTISEKCGDPYIVEENPHIHDPDDVFPGLVIKITPLIDRYTPDDVSSPMRWFV